GGTGGTGGAGGACTCCCTCTCCATACGCGAGTTGCAGAAGAATGTCCTGGAGAGCAATCACTTTGTCGTTGAAACCGCCAGGGATGGACTGGACGCACTCGAAAAACTGGCCCAGGCCGAGTTTGATATCGTCGTGTCGGATGTTCAGATGCCGAGAATGGATGGCTTTACCCTCTGCAAAAATATCAAGGCCGATGCAAAACTCAAAAAATTGCCGGTAATCTTCTTAACCACGGTTTCAAACGAAGAGGATAAACGCAGGGGCATCGAAGCAGGCGGGCAGGCCTATCTTTTGAAGAGTCAGTTTGACCAGGCCAACCTGATCACATTGATTGAACGTCTGACTTAACTGGAGAAACCAATGGAGGTCATTCGCATCCTCGTTGTCGAAGATTCACCCCTCGTCGCAACCATCCTGAAGGGCCTGCTGGGCAGCGACCCGGATCTTCTCGTGGTTGGAGTTGCCCGAGACGGCGAAGAAGCGCTGCGTTTAATTCCGCGCGTGAAGCCCGATCTCATCACGATGGATCTTTATATGCCGGGCATGAATGGGGTGGAGGCCACGCGACGCATTATGATCGAATATCCGACTCCAATTCTTATTCTGGCATCGGCGTTGACCGGAGAAAAAAAAGTAGAGGCCTTCCAAGCCATGGCCTATGGGGCGCTCGATCTCATCGGCAAAGATTTGTACAACGGAGATGAAATCGATGAAACCACCCGCAAAACCTTGATTGACAAGATCAAGCATCTCGCACGCGTAACCGTTTCCAGGCGATCCCCCACCCTCATCCCAAAGACATCCCCACTCTCCCGTAAGCCGCTCCGCAGTGCGGAGGGGACGACGCAAATCCCGAGGAGGGACACCTCGGAAAAACTGATCGGGATTGTCTCCTCCACAGGTGGCCCGGCAATACTTGCGGCACTTTTTTCGAAGTTGCCGGCCGATTTTCCAGCCCCCATCGCAGTGGTTCAGCACGTGATGCCCGATTTCTGCGCAGGACTCGTCGCCTGGCTGAACGAGCAAACTCCACTGTCCGTCAAATTGGCTACAGACAACGATCTGCTTCGTGCGGGCAATATTTATCTGGCCCCGCCCGACATCCACATGGGGCTGAACTCCTTCCATCGAGTTCAATTGCGACAGGGCCCCCCACTTGAGTTTGTAAAGCCGTCGGGCACCTTGCTGTTGAATTCAATTGCGGAAAATTACCGCTCTCTGGGCATGGGCATCGTACTGACGGGTCTAGGGGTGGATGGAGCTTTGGGGCTCAAAGCCATGCGGGATGCAGGAGGCTACACGATTGCACAGGATGAAGCCTCGAGTGTCGCTTGCTGGATGCCGCGAGAAGCGGTACGCCTGGGGGCAGCCTCTTGCGTTGTGCCCGCGGACGAAATCGCCGATAAAATGATTGGATGGGTGAAACAAAAATGAAACGACCCTACATCACATTCACACTGGCAGACGAAGAGTTCGGCATCCCCGTAGACGATACCAGGGAAGTGGCTGAATTGTCAGCCATTCATCGATTACCCGAGCTTCCGGATTTTCTCCATGGGGTGATGCAACTCCGTGGTCACAGTGTCCTCGTCATGGACCTGCGCAAACGCTTTGGCCTTGCGACCCACACAAGACCGCACACGGCGCGGGTGCTCATTATCAAAGTTCAAGAAATGGTGCTGGGCCTCGTGGTAGATCGGGTGAATGGGGTCCTCGAGATCGATTTCTGTAATGTTGATACGACCGAGAAATTGGGGGCCGGACATTTCAGCGCGGGAACGGTCACGGGAATTTTTCAAATGGAGGAGCGGATGATTTTCCTTCTCAGCCCGGCCAAACTTCTTAACCCCGAAGAACAGGGCCGACTCACCCAAATGACACCGATGGCAGGGCCCATGGCAGGATAAGCGCATGTCACCTCTCTCAGACGATCCCCATTTCGGGCAAATCCGCAATCTTCTCAGCCACTACTGCGGCCTTCAGTTTTGCGACAGTTCCTCCGATTTTCTGGCGCGTGGGGTGCTGCAAAGAATGCAACACTATCGATACCTGCATTACGCCGAGTATTTGAATCACCTGATGTTTCATGCTCGTCGAGAAGACGAACTCGCCGCCTTGCTAGATCTGGTCACGATCGGCGAGACCTATTTCTTTCGTTATGCCCCCCAACTTGAGATCTTCGCAAAACGGATACTTCCCAAACTGGGCATCGACAAGACGCTCGCGGCCGGGCGTCCAAGCCTCAGAATCTGGTGTGCAGC
The DNA window shown above is from Deltaproteobacteria bacterium and carries:
- the cheB gene encoding chemotaxis-specific protein-glutamate methyltransferase CheB, whose protein sequence is MEVIRILVVEDSPLVATILKGLLGSDPDLLVVGVARDGEEALRLIPRVKPDLITMDLYMPGMNGVEATRRIMIEYPTPILILASALTGEKKVEAFQAMAYGALDLIGKDLYNGDEIDETTRKTLIDKIKHLARVTVSRRSPTLIPKTSPLSRKPLRSAEGTTQIPRRDTSEKLIGIVSSTGGPAILAALFSKLPADFPAPIAVVQHVMPDFCAGLVAWLNEQTPLSVKLATDNDLLRAGNIYLAPPDIHMGLNSFHRVQLRQGPPLEFVKPSGTLLLNSIAENYRSLGMGIVLTGLGVDGALGLKAMRDAGGYTIAQDEASSVACWMPREAVRLGAASCVVPADEIADKMIGWVKQK
- a CDS encoding purine-binding chemotaxis protein CheW; this translates as MKRPYITFTLADEEFGIPVDDTREVAELSAIHRLPELPDFLHGVMQLRGHSVLVMDLRKRFGLATHTRPHTARVLIIKVQEMVLGLVVDRVNGVLEIDFCNVDTTEKLGAGHFSAGTVTGIFQMEERMIFLLSPAKLLNPEEQGRLTQMTPMAGPMAG